CAACTAGCAAAAGAAGAATACAGCAGAAGCCAGTTAACTACAATCTATACTGATACATAATGCAGCACATTACAAGACAAGGGAGgtttgctgaagaaaattaactgtgaTATACATGAGCGTCTTTAAGCACGAATCGGGCTGGTAGCAGGGGCCAGTGAGGTGACAAAATGGGACTATCACTGCTGAGTCAACCTGCAGTGGTACATACAAAGACCAGTGAAGACTCCAGCCACCTGCAAGGGGCCACAGACAAagcacatacacatacatgACTGACTGTTACTAGATTTGGAAATTAGGGAGATCATAGAGCAAGAGAACTGCTGAGCgccattatttttctcattggTAGTGCTGGGATTCTGATTTTAAGGTCTCTGACACCAGCCCAGGCTCTTTTGAAGGACACAAACTCAAAATTACTAATCTTCTATTTTGTACCCTATAAGCAACAGTATCATTGCATCCAATAGCTAATCTAATTAAGCTGTGGATAACAACAGTGACATTACTGAGCACTTTAGGTTCCTGAATGACAAGgatatacataaaaaaaaagctaagctTTTTCTTACTAACAAATGAGCATGTGATTGAACTGCATATAAATGACATAAAGATGCAGCTTCACTCTGGTTGGTTGGCTTTTCTTCCTATTAAGGTAACAACTggcccaaaaaaaaaaaaaggtctaagCCACCCTAATAAGCTCTcattaaaaaggtaaaagtgTAGGAATGATCCTGCTGACATCTGCTAGTACTTTCTGATTGCTATCACAAGAATGTGACAACTTGTCAACAAGGTCAGCTACCTAGCTTTTGTTCCTTGCTAGGAGACCAAAGTGCCACGCTGCTTCAGCAACTGTCAACGCCATTTGCACTGTCACCACTTAAATTCCTCAGCGGCTTAAAAGGTGAAGCTGTTCAGCAAAACTTGAAGAGCAACTGATGACATTCAGAATTACAAATTCTTAGTGAAGTTACATGAAAAGGGTAGCTCATGAAACCTTCAGTTTCCGGACAATCTCATCTGTCCACTTAATGTACTTTACTTAAAGAGTATTATCTGTCCTTGACACTATGAATATCTCTCCATTTAATGTACTTAAGGAGTATTATCTGTCCTTGACACTATGAATGTGACATGTATTATTTGCACAACTATTTAGATGTAACAAGCATCCACATTAAACTAAATTGCTTACTGAAAGTATCACTTACCTCTTTAGTTGTGAAGATGCTGTAAAGTTCGTCTGCTGGAGAGTTGAAGATTTCTCTCATAAGTATTTTCACTGTTGGAATTTTTACGCCAACTATATCCAAAGGCTGTGGTGAAACAGAatcctgcaaagcaaaaaggaTTCATGTGAGTGCAAGATCAAACACTTCCAAGTTCTGGAATAGCAGGATTGTTGTTACCTGTGCATTCTTAAACATACTGTGTTGTGAATGTACATTAATTATACAACGTACATCCATATTTATTTAACAGTATTATTAATCAAGATTCATtaaattaagtgaaaaaaacTAAGAGCGTGTGATTTGCTCCAAAGACACCTGAAGTTAAGTTTAGCCTGGGGAAAGTGATCCGTGCAGGTGCATTCAGCTTCACTCCGCTGAAGCTATGGCCATTACAGAACAGTGTTAAAGAGTCCATACACCCGCTGTCCGCCCTGGGATCTGCGGCAGGTCATTTCTGTATTACAGGCCCTGAGCACAGCAATGAGGCTGTAGTTGCACCCCAAAGGCCTTCGCTTTTGCGGGTCATCACAGGAACATGCAGGTATTACCACAGCAAAATCTAGGAGGGACTACATTTATGGTAATATTAAATTTGTACAACACTTAAAGCCAACATACTTGCATGGTGTTCCCACTTAGTTTTCGCTCAGCAGCCAGCTCCTGACCAACAGTAGCTTTTGTAGGCAGAATCATTCCCAAGGTAAACTCTGTaataaagaaaagcacttttcagTATGAAATTGAGCTGTACAACCACCCTGACATTCACGTGTCACAAAGATTGCTGGCCGAAACTGTGGAGAATGGGACGTACAACTCCAATCCAGAGTTTCCCCACCTTACCCATATGTTTTTATTAGCAGCACAGCCTAACAGCAATTTCCCTTAAAAACAGGCTTTTTCAAAGTTACCTGACCCAAACTTTATAACATCTGCCCATTAAGGAATGCACCATCTCAAGCTGAGGGCTGGGCGCTGCATTGGTAGCCGACCAGTCAGCCTGCAGGTCTTGCAGTGATCTCTGTGGTCAGCACTTGTAACACAACACAGCTTGGGTTGCTACAGAAACTTCTGGATGCTGCCATGTTTGACAGCAGTAAAGATTTTGACTGTAGGACTAACTTATTTCATCTCAGCAGatgacaattaaaaattaaaaaaaaatacaagcccAAGGACTTGTCAATGTATTACCAATCTATTCAAGAAAGAAGACTGCATAGAAACATACCTAACGAACTGGTTTCATTTACCTGTTTTAAGTGCTTTCAGGTAATCTCTCAGGGCCTCTCTGACTTTTGTGGTTCCTTCAGTTCTCATAAGGTCCTTCAGAacatccccttcccccttctttttgCTAACGTTAatctagaaacagaaaaattacaagATCTAAGAGGCATCTAAACATGAGTCTGTTGGGTTCTGGCAacaaaggaaagtattttggCTTTGTTTACTATATTCAGAGGACAGCTGCAATTTCAATTTCATTATCTTCTTAGTTTATCCTACCTTTGCTAAAAATAAGTCCTCGTGGATTTTGCCTTATTTAAGTGTAGTATCTCATCTCCACAGTACTTATAGTCAAGTTCATCAAGTACAGAGTTGCCTACTACACAGCAGAGGCTGAAGAATTTGTGGAAGCCACAGGATCAACTGCTATACAACCAACAAGGAGATTCCTTAAgttctttggggtttgggggtttttttggggggtggggagaggggtgggtggttgggttttttcaagaCTACAGCAAGCAGAGCTCTTCTCAAATTTGTAGTTAGTATATTGTCAGAAACAATAATTAGCAAAGAAAATTGCACACATTCCTAGTAGGTATAATTTGAGAACAGACATAAGTTGTTATTCCAAGTATAAAAAATGAGAACATGAAATAAACTATCCATGTGTAATTAGCCCACTTAATCACAGGATAAATCAAAATATGATGCCTATATGTTGATTAATGCTTTATTTAAGAATTCTGAACCTATATAGCCATATCAGTATTTCACACCTACCTCTGTATCATCtacctcattttcttctgacaggTTAGGAATTTCAACAGATCCCTTATGTTTCTCACCAGACTCTTTCACTGTACCTGTATTAACATAATGAATTCTtaaatgcattattaaaaaCTATTTCCCCCATAGCAAGAGTTTTATGCTTGGAAATCAGTTGTACAAAAGTGTTACTTGAAGCAAGTTGCCTAGAATCTAATTTAAAGGAACTAAATAGCAACAAAAAGTCTCAAATATGTCACAGTACTTTCACAGTAAACTTTTCTCAGAATTGTATTTTGCTGTATAGATGCATTAAGATATGTACATGCACAGAGGTACATGTTCTCACTCGGCACAGTTTGCACGACCATTCTGCCGCTGCTCTCGCCTCCAATTGTCAGCTGTCCTAATGCTCTCCACTTAACTTACATCTGCCAACACAGAATGTGAACCTAAAAAGAGGGTAGGGGAAAAATAACCTCCTCTTCCCCTAAATTTGCCTGCCATTTATTTAGAAGCTCTCTAGAATGCTACTACTCCTTCTCGAGTATCTGAAAAGCTCCCAACATACAGGCATGTTACTGTAAAACATAGGTATGCATAATGGATAAGTATACAattggaattttttaaaaatatgaaacttcacatgcaggtttttttagaaTACTCATTCTTGCTCTTAATAGCTTTACCACGACGTGGCATTAATCACCGTACACATCAGAAAGACTTTGCAAGAACAGAAATGAGACTCCGCTTCTGCATCCTTCTGGGCAAAGGCCCTCCATCACTTACGTACACAGCTCTATAAACATGTTCTGGGATATGAACCCTGTACTATACTTCTTTGCCTCAGACCTTACAGTGAAAAGATTGAATTTAAGgtctaacacttttttttttcattacactgaAGACTCTCTCCCCTTGCCTTGCAAAAGAatttagttatttaaatttattcacTATTTAGATCCTGTTTAAATCTCTTTAAGGAGCAATAGCAGAAACATGCAGTTCTACCCCAAATCCAGTTATCTTTATACTATTTCATCAGCTTAGTTgtcaaaacacacaaaacacaacaacaagCTTTATCAGTCCATCCACAAAGCTCTAAAATACAAACAGCCCAGTGTTAAGCATGACTGCAAAAGGGGAATTATCATGAAGGGAGACGTAACATTTCTTTGGATTCTCTCACCTTCAAAGGAGCTAGCTAGATCCAGCTACTACTTAACATCactctcattatttttaattactaccCTGAAACAACCACCATGCTACAGGGGGGCACTACGCATAGATATAACCTAATGCGCTACCGGTCAAGACCACAGTAAAGTACGGAAAGAAATGCTCAGACGTTTCTTAGCAAGAAGAGAGTGACTGACTGTTAGTAACACAACGTGGAGTATGGTGCCAAGATCCCTTCCCAGTCAGGATCTACATCAGTGAAGCACAGCGCAATATAACAAGTCTGTTAATCCAGAAGGAGACAACCAGGTCCACgtagggaaaaaaagctaaacTAAATGCTTCTCTTGGGCTTCTCAAAGTCTCCCAGGAGAACCTGTTAGCCAAGCGAACTTGTAAATTATACCGTTAAAACACTTCTGGGCCCAACACAAATCACATGCAGCCatctcagttttctctttcctgctttcttctggTTTCAGAATTAGTACAGGCAAAACCACGCAACACTGTCTTTGCAGACAGTAAAGCAAATCTTATTTTCAGCTACTCTCCCAAACCAGAAAGTGCAAGCATGCAGGAAGAAGCTTTTaggaacaaaacacaaacctgaCCTCTATCCGTTCAGCTAGTTTTGTTAACAATTTTCACACCTTGTAAAATAAAGATTCCCAAATAACACAGGCCAGACAACAAATTTAAATTCATAATAACAGTATatagatttcttttcccccccttgaAAAAATTGCTTGTCCGAGGGATTAATGCAGATGGTACCTGTGCTGGACAGCAAAGTCCAACCAGTTAACATACAGAGCTGGTTGGTCAACATTACACAGGCAGAACGTTGGtacagctttgcatttttagtATCACTGCAATGTAAGCGAAACGATTACCTTTTTATCAAACAAACAATCAAATTATTTGTTTGAATCCCAAGGGACTCCAGCAACAGATCtgagaataaattatttttttgtttcctgccaATCCactattttagaaaattaatagTGAAAGCACATGTCTCAGAAAGACCTACCTATAAAACCACTGCTGAAATACCTAAGTTTTAAAAGGAGATACACTGGTTTTCATAAAGCTTCCATCACAATGTAGAATAATCTATTAAAATCCTCATTACATCTTCAAATAAATGATAGAACAGCCATTTTGCTCAATTTTAGTACCATTAAGTACCCTTAATTCCTCACTTTCTTGTTGCTCTGTAATCTAACTTGCTAAGGGCCATGTTTTCCCAACATCAGACTTTTCACACTGGCTGCAAGTTTCAAGATTTATATCATCTTGTTCTTATGTATCCAGATTTTAATAGCTTGAATTACTAGTTATCCTAGAAGACTTGTAGAAGGAATTAATCACAGCAATTAGTGTTTTTAGCAGTTCAGTCTGAACTCTCATTTCTAACTCAGAGCTCTCAGAAAACACATAACATGACGGCtatcaaattaagaaaaaaaatcatcagtcccagctctttcagcatTTCACTGGGTAGCAGCAACCCCTTTTAAAACTGAGCTCTCAAAGACATTATCCACTCAGTGCAACACTGCACTGAGCAAAGTATCTAATGCAAATTAAGAGCTGTTGAACACTGAAAAGCATAGAGACctagcagaggaaaaagaatttagAAAGAATTTGTAtagaaatacaaacaaaatactgtATCTGCCTGCTTCTACACCTTATACGTAACATATGCCaatacatattatttttataaataaaacaaaaaaacaaactaaccaatatttaaaactgaggcaatttttgcttaagaaaaaaaccaaaaaaaaccccaaaatatcaAAAAGCCGATTACAATTATTTAAACTGCACTGATAAACTGCACAACACAATATAATGTTTGCCTTCCTCCCTGTTAACATTTAGATTACAATTGTAAGTATGTTCTTAGTTTATAACACACTtgtaacatttaaaacataGTTAGCTATCAATGcgaacaaaaataaataaataacagtacTTCTTTAAATCCCCTATTACTGTGGGAGCAGACCTCAATTCCAAATCTGTTCAGATAGGAGCACTGGTCTCAGCATCGAAATAAATGTTAAAGTCCCAGTCAGCCAAACCAGGAAAAACATGGTCATTAAGAGCTGCGTCGGAAAGGGCACCCCAAAAAGGAGAAGGGCAGAACGCCGGCAGCCCACTGGAGCAGCATTACCTGAAACACTGATCCAGTAACTATGGTCCTGTTTTGGGGCACAGGAATTAAAAGGGGAACATTAAGTATGGCCCCTGGTTTTCCTACTTCTTAGAGTAACAACTGAGACCTGAGAAAGTAGTACAGTATTTTGGGGAGGAACAATACATCATTTGGGTTTACACTATACACGTACAATTTCCCATGCAGGTTCTTTTTATCAGCTCTTCCTGCTCCTTACTCCAATGCAAGAGATGGTCCATCCAATTTGCCATCAAGTTTTAAGCATCTAATAAATGGAAAGAATTCCTTGACGTTAACAGAAGATAGTTTATCAGGTCGGTCTGCAAATAAAGAGCAGGGTTTGCGAGCAGATACAGCACAACAAAAATGTATAGAGCTgcattatctttttcttccctgggtAATGACAGCCCTGTTATCCCAAATAATCAAGAATTATTTCTAGTTTCTTTAATTCCCACTAGATGGTTTCTTCCTCATATAATTCATTACCCTCAATGTAAACTACACTAAAATTTTGGAAACAGCTATATTTTCATGCTTCTTAGCGTCTCCTGTTTCCTACTGCCCACATGCATTAAGCACACAGCTGTAATTTGTGCACACTAGGAAACTAAAACAATTCAAGCGCACTGGTCTAAGCAATACATATCTCACTGCAACAGAAGTATCTACTTCTCAAAGCAAGAGAAGTAGTACTGTGCTGGTATAAAAATCTAAGAAATGTGtgtggcacaaaaaaaaaaaaaaagggcgaaggggggaaaaaaaaaaagacaagctagGGTTTCAAGATTATTTAAACATAAGCATTTATGACAGTTTAGGCCCACGTATCTCCTGCGATCTCCCTACGATTTCGATTCACTGCAGTTCAActaaaatattcctgttttttCAACCCGAACGAGACAGTTTACTTTCCAAAGTGATCGCTCCTGATCCAGTAGAGCAAATTAGCAGAGCCAGCTTTGCAAAGACCACGATGAACTCCGAGGCAACCCCTACCCAAGCACATCTTCCCACGGAACCTGGGGCCAGGGATGGAAACACGCTGGGCTCCCAGTCACTGCGAGCCTCTCCTCTCACCCGGGAGAGGCTAAGCAAGCCGAGAGGGAGTCTCTCCCACCGCAGGCGGCCTGGGTGGCTCCTCAGGGCCCGCGGTGGCCTGAAGCCGAGGAAGGGCCGCTAGCCTGTGACAAACGCCTGCCAGGAGCAGGGGCATGGCAGCACCGGCACCGCCTCACCGACCGACGGACCGCAGGCAGGTCGTGTGTcctgtcccgtcccgtccccccgccccgtacCTTTCCAGCTGAGGCGCAGATTCCACTCGTAGAAGAAGATGAGTTTCCCTTTGCGGCTGTTGCAGGACGCTTCGCCTTCCACGTGCTTCAGGTCGCTGATCTCGCAGCGCCCGGCCTCGCCCTCCACCACCAGCCCCACCAGCACCTCCTTCAGCTTGCTTTTCGACCAGCTGGTCGCGTCCCGCTCCGTCCTGGCCCGGGGAAACGGGGCCGTTAAGCGCCGGCCGtgccccctcacacacacacaggcacagacatcccccttccctcctcccttcgcCTGAGGGAGGCCCCGCGCGCCGCCCCAACGGCCGCGCCGCGCGCCGCCCCTCACCAGTGCCAGTTGTTGACGTTGGTGGCGTCCGCGCGCTCCTCCACGATCCAGCGCGGGTCCCCCTGTCCCCACTTGGCCATGGCGCTGCCCCACGGaccggccccgccgccacccGCCGCCGCAGCGCCCGCCTCCGCCGGCAGCCCAACCGCTTCCGCCCGCCGGCGACCCAGCCAGAAGGTGCCAGAaacttcccctcccccccctccccgttcctcgctccccgccgccggaggaggaggaggaggaaggcgagGCCGCGCCGCCCTTCCTCCTCCCGCCACCCCACACCCTCcgcggggagggaaggagggagccgCCGGCCGCGCCCCCGGTACCCCCCTCACTTGTTGCGGGCGTTTTTCGGGTACCTCCTCCCTCCGGCGGCGAGTCGCTGCTGCGGGCGTAAAATCCGCGGCCTCGGCCCCTCCCGGGGAAGGCAGGTGGGTGGTGCAGGGCCCCGGGCTGCTCCGCTGGTCCTGGCGGGGGAGGAAAGGCACGGTGGAACTAGAAAGTGTTAGGCACtggtttgcaaaaaaaataaccacGGCGGTGAGGTTTGTGcaacaagaacagaaaactgcTGTCTGAGAAATAGTTCGTGTAAAATAATGACAAGGCATCACAGTTGGAATCGGGTTTATTGTCTTGCTATTTTACACATGccataagaaattaaatacgCTGTAATACAGCACCGCGTCTAGGAAAGTAGCCTTGCATTACAACCGTTCTGCAGCCCTTCTAGCtcactgcttattttctttcttgccagTCTCTTAAAGCACAAACAACGGGCATAGCAGGAATTAAAAGCTGGATAGCATTCCCATATTCTTATTGCTCATTTAATTCCGTTATGTTCCAATGAGTGTCTGTGTGGTTTTCCTAAAAGTTTTCTTCATAAAGCACTCTTACTGATGAAAATATACATCATTATCATTAGCCTCATCATCTTCAGGCTCTGCATCCAAAATAATTgccacttctgaaaattttactcctttcagttctttttcagGAGCAGCAGTTGTGGGATCAGGTGTTAAGGAAAGAGCTGACTCGTGCTTTGTCAGAGAGCAATCCTGTAAGAAAACATAACACAGATGAGGCAGAATGCTACAAATGGTAGTGTGTGGACAAATTCTAAGCAGTAGAAGTCATATAACTTTTATATACACGTTCTTTCTCTGAAGCTTGCAAAGAAAGCATTGTTTTTAACGCTGCAAGTTTTAGGAGCAGCACGTGAGAACCCTTTACTGCACATATTCTGTAAAAGATGGAAGAGTCATCGTTCTTCTCTGGATCACAAAGTCCTCCTCCTAAGCAGGGACAAACAGCTCCTCAaagattttcattatttcacataagattatttttttttagttccatCACAAGTTTACTTTTTTGATAATTCTCTCAGTTATTTGATGAATAATGATAAAATATCTTTCACTCCATTCTTTGCAATTGAAAAGCTCGTTACCTGTTTTGTTGTGAATTCTGCAGTGGGCAGGGCATCTACATTTCTAGGTTCAGCAGCTTTTTCAGATGCTACATTTTCTTTATGTTCACTGTTGCAATCTAGTGTCTCAAGGTAATTCCATTTTTTGTCGGCCTGAAGTACATCATCAGCATCACCTCCTTTGGTGTCTTCCATGTTGCTAAGTGCCATTACTTCAGTTTTCCTGAAAGAGAGTGAAGAGAATTCATAACTTATTTGCAAGCTCAAGGCATTAAGTGACAAAAATCTTAGCCGCTGTAAAACTGAGAGTAGCGCGTACACTGATCGCAAAATTACTGGGATTTTGCCCAGGGGAACATTAAGTAGCTTCCTGTAtcctgagaggtttttttccgCATAAGGCTTAACAATCTGCTAAAGAGTAAGTAGGAATTTGCCCATGTAGTTTTTGATACAAGATTGAAAGGTATTGGTTTCCTTCAAGTGTAGAGTTTTTAACTTATAATTGTAAgggttcttaaaaaaaaataaaatcaacctATAAACTAGTGAAAGACACAAGGAAAATCCTATGTTACCTGAATAAACTAGAACCACATCTTGTGATAGGCTATTTTTTATACATTTGTGATATCTGCGTTCTACTTACAAATTATTCGTGTGCTCTGGTTTCTCTAAGCTTTTCAGACTTCCATTTCTGTCAGTTGTACATGGATTATCAATACCCTCCATAACTGCAGCTCGCTGCTTAATCAAATACTGTTGCTTatactttctgaaaatgataaatacattaaaataaaattgttaattCTTTATGATGATCAGCTTTacagttgttttaaaaacagaacatgaAGCATTTGTGTTTCATgcacaacatttattttcagtattattcTGGGGATTAGTTTGgagtattttctatttatctGTAATGGTAACAGCGTAAACACCCACTGTCCTCttggaaatgtatttgttttcctctacTATGTGGTAGTGCCACTGAAGTTACCAGCGAAACCTCCCTCGATTTCAGCATTCAGGGGGTTAGAGAAGACTTATGTGGGTATATTGCAGCTACTTGTGCCTCCCTTCACAGTTAAAATCTCTGCTAGCCACATTTCTGTGgctttaaaagtatttgtttctgctgctgtgtgaCAAATACAAGAAGAAACCAACTGTCAGTTACACATAGTGTGTCTAACATCTACCGTACAACACCGTGCATTTTGATTTACAGCAAATCTTAGGCGATACTCCCTGCAAATATCAGAATTCATCAGGTTTTTTCAAGTTGACATTTAAAGTAAACTTATTAGT
The DNA window shown above is from Grus americana isolate bGruAme1 chromosome 3, bGruAme1.mat, whole genome shotgun sequence and carries:
- the LOC129204894 gene encoding activator of 90 kDa heat shock protein ATPase homolog 2-like, with translation MAKWGQGDPRWIVEERADATNVNNWHWTERDATSWSKSKLKEVLVGLVVEGEAGRCEISDLKHVEGEASCNSRKGKLIFFYEWNLRLSWKGTVKESGEKHKGSVEIPNLSEENEVDDTEINVSKKKGEGDVLKDLMRTEGTTKVREALRDYLKALKTEFTLGMILPTKATVGQELAAERKLSGNTMQDSVSPQPLDIVGVKIPTVKILMREIFNSPADELYSIFTTKELVQKFSKCPAVIEAEKGGKLQMFDGRVSGEYAELVPSQRIVLKWRCRSWPEEHYATVALNFKDMAAQTELQLECKGVPVSNEDSTRQCWKQQYFEEIRILLQQSQDNME